One stretch of Brachyhypopomus gauderio isolate BG-103 chromosome 8, BGAUD_0.2, whole genome shotgun sequence DNA includes these proteins:
- the LOC143522044 gene encoding ly6/PLAUR domain-containing protein 6-like, translating into MVILLSLTWVLLGMLLSDWLTAVLSRDFTVKDIVWLHLSATPHPGGYKCFTCEEAEDNYSCNRWAPDTYCPKDTRFCYTHHRISSVGGSVAVTKRCVVQEDCLSTGCMAQDGHTVCTSCCEGNICNLSVPWNETMATFSTTSPLNGESRVSPGRSTTIIIIIVTLSKLLFVFYFM; encoded by the exons ATGGTGATCCTACTCAGTCTGACCTGGGTCCTTCTGGGGATGCTGTTGTCCGACTGGCTGACAGCAGTTTTGTCCCGGGATTTCACAGTAAAGGACATAGTTTGGCTCCATCTGTCAG CTACTCCCCATCCTGGAGGTTATAAGTGCTTCACCTGTGAGGAGGCTGAAGATAACTACTCATGCAACCGCTGGGCTCCCGACACATACTGTCCtaaag ACACCAGATTCTGCTACACACATCACAGGATAAGTTCTGTGGGAGGGAGCGTTGCTGTGACGAAGCGTTGTGTGGTTCAGGAGGACTGTCTGTCCACTGGCTGTATGGCACAAGATGGCCACACG GTGTGCACGTCCTGCTGTGAGGGAAACATTTGTAATCTGTCCGTACCGTGGAACGAAACAATGGCCACGTTCTCCACAACGTCCCCACTGAACGGTGAGAGCAGAGTGTCACCTGGGCgttccaccaccatcatcatcatcatcgtcacaCTCAGCAAGCtcttatttgtattttattttatgtaa